From Fibrobacter sp. UWB16, the proteins below share one genomic window:
- a CDS encoding urea amidolyase associated protein UAAP2 encodes MFTKYLESTLKEEDACYVEDVAAGKGWLHLIKKGQIFRILDLKGNQAVDTLFINANDPSERYSVQQTVQRQANCLVGVGTKLYSNDDNAMLTVVADTCGDHDTLGSACSCESNTCRYSLDKRYMHACRESFLKVLLETPNLDKRDQVNNLNFFMYVPFDEKGNLNFADGISSPGKYVEMRAEMDVLAVVSNCPQLNNPCNAYDPTPVRMIIWDSKESV; translated from the coding sequence ATGTTTACGAAGTATTTGGAAAGTACGCTCAAGGAAGAAGACGCTTGTTATGTTGAAGATGTGGCTGCCGGAAAGGGGTGGTTGCATTTGATTAAGAAAGGTCAGATTTTCCGCATTTTGGACCTTAAAGGGAACCAGGCTGTTGATACGCTGTTCATCAATGCGAACGACCCGTCGGAACGCTACAGTGTTCAGCAGACGGTGCAAAGACAAGCGAACTGCTTGGTCGGTGTTGGCACGAAGCTTTATTCCAACGATGATAACGCTATGCTTACGGTTGTTGCGGATACTTGTGGCGACCACGATACGCTTGGGAGTGCCTGCTCTTGCGAAAGTAATACTTGCCGTTATTCGCTCGACAAGCGTTATATGCATGCCTGCCGTGAATCGTTTTTGAAGGTGTTGCTCGAAACACCGAATCTGGATAAGCGCGATCAGGTGAACAACTTGAACTTTTTCATGTATGTTCCGTTTGACGAAAAGGGAAACCTCAACTTTGCTGATGGTATTTCTTCGCCGGGAAAGTATGTGGAAATGCGTGCCGAAATGGATGTGCTCGCGGTTGTGAGCAACTGCCCGCAGCTGAACAACCCCTGCAACGCTTACGATCCGACGCCGGTAAGGATGATTATTTGGGATTCAAAGGAGTCCGTATGA
- a CDS encoding ABC transporter substrate-binding protein translates to MNLKKILLTCIAVAAASVYAQKPVLKIAYSDWPGWTAWEIADKKGFFKKHDANVKLEWFDYGPSMDAFAAKQVDAVGVANGDAMMMNATGARNSIILINDYSNGNDKIIGAPGINSVKDLKGKKVGVEIGCLSHALLINALTKNGLKESDITLVNMPTHQAVQTLESGEVSAVVAWVPHSVNALEVVKGSKEIYTSANEPGIIYDVLAVSQESLMKNKAEWQKVVAAWYDVIDFLNDPKNKDEAVKILAARVGISEKKYATFMGGTRFLTAEEASARFKKGSGYSSIYGSSKNVDAFFVKNKVYDKSVNVDRYIIPSFTETFLKTK, encoded by the coding sequence ATGAATTTGAAAAAGATTCTTCTGACATGCATTGCCGTTGCTGCCGCTTCTGTATATGCTCAAAAGCCTGTGCTGAAAATCGCCTACAGTGATTGGCCGGGTTGGACGGCTTGGGAAATTGCCGACAAGAAAGGTTTCTTTAAAAAGCATGATGCCAATGTTAAACTGGAATGGTTTGATTATGGCCCGTCTATGGACGCGTTTGCTGCTAAGCAGGTCGATGCCGTTGGTGTGGCTAATGGCGATGCGATGATGATGAACGCTACGGGCGCCCGTAACTCGATTATCTTGATTAACGATTACAGTAATGGTAACGACAAGATTATTGGTGCTCCGGGAATCAACTCTGTTAAGGATCTCAAGGGCAAAAAAGTCGGTGTCGAAATTGGGTGCCTTTCTCATGCGCTTTTGATTAATGCGTTGACGAAAAATGGACTCAAGGAATCTGATATTACTTTAGTCAACATGCCGACGCATCAAGCCGTGCAGACTCTTGAAAGTGGCGAAGTTTCCGCTGTTGTTGCCTGGGTTCCGCATTCTGTAAATGCTCTCGAAGTCGTTAAAGGATCTAAAGAGATTTATACCAGCGCAAATGAACCCGGAATCATCTACGATGTCCTCGCAGTCTCTCAGGAATCGCTGATGAAAAACAAGGCTGAATGGCAGAAGGTTGTTGCCGCTTGGTACGATGTCATTGACTTCTTGAACGACCCGAAAAATAAGGATGAAGCGGTCAAGATCCTTGCGGCCCGAGTAGGTATTTCTGAAAAGAAATATGCCACATTTATGGGCGGAACTCGATTCTTAACGGCAGAAGAAGCGTCCGCACGATTCAAGAAGGGTAGTGGCTACAGCTCCATTTATGGCTCCAGCAAAAATGTCGACGCCTTCTTTGTCAAGAACAAGGTCTACGACAAAAGCGTGAATGTCGACCGCTATATCATCCCTTCGTTTACGGAAACCTTCCTCAAGACGAAATAA
- a CDS encoding ABC transporter ATP-binding protein: protein MEGRKDCFEDYILEACHIVKDFEKTSGKGMHRVLDDISFGVRRREFLSIIGPSGCGKSTLIRIAAGLETATRGEFRLDGKIVRGTGAERGMVFQKYSLFPWLSVKKNVMFGLESTGHDSDDAEEIAAQWLEIVGLEKYGEYFPKQLSGGMQQRVAIARALAPQPRVLLMDEPFGALDAQTRAQMQKYLLEVWKNIDITIIFVTHDLDEAVFLSDRILTLQANPGKVKELVEVNIPRPRNKETLTLPEFVETRKYIEELIRPPKVNEIAEEEFNIVNMVGKQL, encoded by the coding sequence ATGGAAGGCCGTAAGGATTGTTTCGAAGATTACATTTTGGAAGCCTGCCATATTGTCAAGGATTTCGAAAAGACTTCTGGAAAAGGGATGCATCGTGTTTTGGATGATATTTCTTTTGGCGTGCGTCGTCGCGAGTTCCTTTCGATCATTGGCCCTTCTGGTTGTGGAAAGTCAACGCTTATCCGCATTGCGGCAGGGCTCGAAACAGCAACTCGTGGAGAGTTCAGGCTTGATGGAAAGATTGTTCGTGGTACTGGTGCCGAAAGAGGAATGGTCTTTCAGAAGTATTCGCTTTTCCCGTGGCTTTCCGTAAAGAAGAATGTCATGTTCGGGCTGGAATCTACAGGGCACGATAGCGATGATGCCGAAGAGATTGCTGCACAGTGGCTTGAAATTGTTGGACTTGAAAAGTATGGCGAATATTTCCCGAAGCAACTTTCTGGCGGTATGCAGCAGCGAGTTGCCATTGCAAGAGCTTTGGCCCCGCAGCCGCGCGTTCTCTTGATGGACGAACCGTTCGGAGCGCTTGATGCACAGACGAGAGCGCAGATGCAAAAGTATCTGCTTGAAGTTTGGAAGAATATCGATATCACCATCATTTTCGTGACGCACGATCTTGATGAAGCCGTATTCCTTTCGGACCGCATTTTGACTTTGCAAGCTAATCCCGGAAAGGTCAAGGAATTGGTCGAAGTCAACATTCCTCGCCCGAGAAACAAGGAAACCCTTACTTTGCCTGAGTTCGTCGAAACACGCAAATACATCGAAGAACTCATTCGCCCGCCCAAGGTAAACGAAATCGCTGAAGAAGAATTCAACATCGTGAACATGGTCGGGAAACAACTTTAA
- a CDS encoding urea amidolyase associated protein UAAP1 has translation MSESKVLCKQVIAGGWNYSRIVKCGQKIRLTDIEGGANASLMCYNAHNFTERFNLGDTLKIQHICRIAKNCCLYGDMGRILLSVVEDTVGWHDPLCGCTHASLIKERFGEKDYQSAHNDFYRNGYDSLLVEIGKHGMTKRDFTELVNFFSKVVVTSDGKMTFVENNSKPGDYVELRAEMDTLIVIDTGMHPLNPSKEYLRKPVKVELITCDIAGAEDPCFTWCPENGRGFINTANYNL, from the coding sequence ATGTCTGAATCTAAAGTCCTTTGCAAACAAGTGATTGCCGGTGGCTGGAACTACTCTCGAATCGTCAAGTGCGGCCAGAAAATCCGACTCACTGACATTGAAGGTGGTGCAAATGCCTCTTTGATGTGCTATAACGCTCACAATTTTACGGAACGCTTTAACTTGGGCGATACCCTGAAAATCCAGCACATTTGCAGAATTGCAAAGAACTGCTGCCTTTATGGCGACATGGGCCGTATCTTGCTGAGCGTTGTCGAAGATACTGTGGGCTGGCACGATCCGCTTTGCGGCTGTACGCATGCCTCGCTGATCAAGGAACGCTTTGGCGAAAAGGATTATCAGAGCGCCCACAACGATTTTTACCGCAATGGTTACGACTCTTTGCTTGTTGAAATTGGCAAGCACGGCATGACCAAGAGAGACTTTACGGAACTCGTCAACTTTTTCAGCAAGGTCGTGGTGACTTCTGACGGAAAAATGACTTTTGTAGAGAATAACTCTAAGCCGGGTGACTATGTGGAACTGCGTGCCGAGATGGATACTTTGATCGTTATCGATACGGGTATGCATCCGCTGAATCCGAGCAAGGAATACTTGCGTAAGCCTGTGAAGGTTGAACTTATCACTTGCGATATCGCCGGTGCCGAAGATCCTTGCTTTACCTGGTGCCCGGAAAACGGTCGCGGCTTTATCAACACGGCAAACTACAACTTGTAA
- the atzF gene encoding allophanate hydrolase, whose translation MELRISTLLNAYRNGTTTPRTVIENILKEMDKAPSQIWISRLSRESLEKYLEPLENCKTIPADKPLFGIPFAIKDNIDFEGLESTSACPAYAYKPQKSSFVVNRLIAAGAIPLGKTNMDQFATGLVGVRSPYGSIPNKFAPEYISGGSSSGSAAALAYGLCSFSLGTDTAGSGRVPAAFNKLVGVKPTRGLLSTSGVIPACRSLDCVSIFALDTKDAQTVLNIAQGEDSEDPYSREAPWVHAEANRARLPEKWTFGVPDKLEFFGNEGYRKAFEKTVQAFENAGGTKVIIPFEPFLKAAKLLYEGPWVFERYNAVGKFIEEHSDEIHPVTKSIITPKRTPHPSEVFEGFHSLQAYKKIADKLISSVDFLLTPTAGTIYKTADVEKNPIELNSNLGYYTNYMNLLDYSALAIPSEDADNESGNAPSLPFGVTLVGKAFDDYKLLDAAKKVEGYLASKIPLAVCGAHLKGCPLHEELSRAVFIEATETAPEYKMLALNGPIPKPTLIAASNGEGKSFYIEIYGLSAEDFGKFVKRVPAPLSIGKVKTIDGRFISGFVADSSVLELYRAGKAKDISEYGDWRKYRNSL comes from the coding sequence ATGGAACTTAGAATTTCAACTCTGCTAAACGCTTACCGTAACGGAACAACAACTCCGCGCACGGTCATCGAGAACATCCTTAAAGAAATGGACAAAGCGCCATCGCAGATTTGGATCAGCCGACTTTCTCGAGAATCTCTCGAAAAATACTTGGAACCGCTCGAAAACTGCAAAACCATTCCTGCGGACAAGCCTTTATTCGGCATCCCTTTCGCCATCAAGGACAACATTGATTTCGAAGGTCTAGAAAGCACCTCAGCCTGCCCCGCTTACGCTTACAAGCCGCAAAAATCTTCGTTCGTCGTAAACCGCCTCATCGCAGCAGGCGCCATACCGCTTGGTAAAACGAACATGGACCAGTTCGCTACAGGGCTTGTCGGCGTACGCAGTCCTTACGGTTCCATCCCGAACAAGTTCGCACCCGAATACATCTCTGGCGGAAGCAGCAGCGGTTCTGCCGCAGCGCTCGCTTACGGATTATGCAGTTTTTCTCTCGGTACAGATACCGCAGGCTCTGGGCGCGTTCCCGCCGCCTTCAACAAACTGGTTGGCGTAAAGCCGACTCGAGGCTTGCTCAGCACAAGCGGAGTCATTCCGGCCTGCCGAAGCCTTGATTGCGTAAGCATTTTTGCACTCGACACAAAAGACGCTCAAACAGTATTGAACATTGCACAAGGCGAAGATAGCGAAGACCCATATTCCCGCGAAGCACCTTGGGTTCACGCCGAAGCCAATCGCGCACGCCTCCCTGAAAAATGGACTTTCGGTGTTCCGGACAAATTGGAATTTTTTGGAAACGAAGGTTACCGCAAAGCTTTCGAAAAGACTGTACAAGCATTCGAAAATGCAGGCGGCACCAAGGTCATTATTCCATTCGAACCATTCCTCAAGGCAGCGAAGCTCCTTTACGAAGGCCCGTGGGTATTCGAGCGCTACAACGCCGTAGGGAAATTCATCGAAGAACACTCGGACGAAATTCATCCGGTCACAAAATCAATTATCACGCCCAAGCGTACCCCGCACCCTTCTGAAGTTTTCGAAGGGTTCCACTCGCTGCAAGCCTACAAGAAAATTGCAGACAAGCTTATTTCATCCGTAGACTTTTTGCTCACGCCCACCGCAGGGACAATTTACAAGACCGCCGATGTCGAAAAGAATCCTATCGAGCTGAACTCGAATTTAGGGTACTACACCAACTACATGAATTTGCTGGATTATTCCGCATTGGCAATTCCCTCCGAAGACGCCGACAACGAAAGCGGGAACGCACCAAGTCTCCCATTTGGCGTCACCCTTGTCGGCAAAGCATTCGACGACTACAAACTGCTCGACGCCGCTAAGAAAGTAGAAGGTTATCTCGCCTCAAAAATTCCGTTGGCCGTTTGCGGAGCGCACCTCAAAGGATGTCCTCTTCACGAAGAACTTTCCCGCGCCGTTTTCATCGAAGCCACCGAAACTGCACCCGAGTACAAGATGCTCGCCTTGAACGGCCCGATTCCAAAGCCAACCCTTATTGCAGCATCCAATGGCGAAGGCAAAAGCTTCTACATTGAAATCTACGGACTTTCTGCAGAAGATTTTGGCAAGTTCGTCAAGCGAGTTCCTGCACCGCTCTCGATAGGGAAAGTAAAAACCATTGACGGAAGATTTATTTCGGGATTCGTAGCCGACAGTTCCGTCCTCGAACTGTACCGAGCGGGCAAGGCGAAAGACATCTCGGAATACGGAGATTGGAGAAAATACAGAAATTCTCTTTAG
- a CDS encoding ROK family protein — protein MKQTNTTADLKQHNKQAIKKALFTLGSATKAELAQETGLSVVTCGTILNELIVSGEIAEDEQRISSGGRPAMAYQYNHEKGKTLCLFAHADHEGKFLRYRVQDTAGNIKQNGAFREKNLSAEVIIANIRKILKKESGIGVLVIGVQGCVNNGIIEFCDIKELRGINLAERIEEAVKIPTIVENDMNTIALGYSKANSDEKNVALLFFPKGNTPAGGFIVDGKILRGTSNLAGELSYYPFNFNKNSQNAAFSDIEYASPIVNQLVVAATVFLDPAQIVITGGLANEISEQAILQHLRKHLNRLQLPRIIIKPNTENEYFAGLYSLAMDRLLES, from the coding sequence ATGAAACAAACTAACACGACAGCCGATTTAAAGCAACATAACAAGCAAGCCATAAAAAAGGCACTATTTACTTTGGGCTCCGCAACCAAGGCTGAGCTCGCTCAAGAAACTGGATTGAGCGTTGTCACATGCGGCACCATTTTAAACGAATTAATAGTATCCGGCGAAATCGCCGAAGACGAACAAAGAATTTCTAGCGGTGGCCGCCCCGCAATGGCCTACCAGTACAACCACGAAAAAGGGAAAACCCTTTGCCTATTCGCCCACGCCGACCACGAAGGAAAATTCTTGCGTTACCGCGTTCAAGATACCGCCGGGAACATCAAGCAAAACGGAGCCTTTAGGGAAAAGAATCTGTCAGCAGAAGTCATCATTGCAAACATCCGAAAAATCTTGAAAAAGGAATCAGGCATAGGCGTCCTCGTCATCGGAGTGCAAGGTTGCGTCAACAACGGAATAATTGAATTCTGCGATATCAAGGAACTTCGCGGAATCAACCTCGCCGAAAGAATCGAAGAGGCCGTCAAAATTCCGACCATCGTAGAAAACGACATGAACACGATTGCGCTAGGCTACTCCAAAGCAAACAGCGACGAGAAGAATGTCGCCCTGCTGTTCTTCCCCAAGGGAAACACGCCTGCCGGAGGCTTTATCGTCGATGGTAAAATTTTGCGAGGGACTTCAAATTTGGCTGGAGAACTTTCGTACTACCCGTTCAATTTCAACAAGAACAGTCAAAACGCCGCATTCAGCGACATTGAATACGCTTCTCCCATTGTCAACCAACTGGTTGTCGCCGCCACCGTATTTTTGGACCCCGCGCAGATTGTCATTACCGGCGGACTCGCCAACGAAATAAGCGAACAAGCCATCCTTCAACATCTGCGGAAACATTTGAATCGTTTGCAGTTGCCACGAATCATCATCAAGCCCAATACCGAAAACGAATATTTCGCAGGACTCTACAGCCTTGCAATGGATCGCCTACTGGAATCCTAA
- the uvrB gene encoding excinuclease ABC subunit UvrB: protein MPFAQDDNLNFTYYFSSDIMARARKTITPDPYAKPIAKPLPPSKSLPGKLKQFQAPTRADFDLVSPYGAAGDQPKAIEELTEGFKNGEQFQTLLGVTGSGKTFTMANVIKNVGKPTLILTHNKTLAAQLYQEFKSFFPNNAVEYFVSYYDYFQPEAYIPHTDTFIEKDASINDEIDKLRLRATANLLTRRDVIIVASVSCIYGLGSPSEYFDLMVRIKKGDIYDRDKILRDLVHIQYSRNDFSLDRGTFRVRGDVIEVHPSYDEDGLRIELFGDEVDRLYRFNIVTGEVIKEVEELTIAPAKHFVTKEENRAGMLQRIQMELTDRLAELDKEGKVLESARLSSRTRYDMEMLRETGMCNGIENYSRIIEDRAPGTRPFTLIDYFGDDWLLMIDESHVSIPQVGGMAEGDKSRKTTLVQYGFRLPCALDNRPMNFAEFEYMYPKQVLFVSATPGDYELKKTNGVVTEQINRPTGLLDPKIELFPIQGQMDVLLYRIEEVVKNGDRVLVTTLTKKMAQDLTEFFIEAGVRAKYLHSDIKTLERHELIRGLRSGEYDVLVGINLLREGLDLPEVSMVAILDADKEGFLRNYRSLIQTMGRASRNVNGTVLLFADNMTESLQKAIDETNRRRGLQEEFNKEHGITPKSVTRKIEEDLRIIDPLGINEEVDERHPEQSEGSSYDSSNNSSEDFTPGIRPMKPLQPSRFRKTASKKAAAGNRHPEQREGSSKVQSKLADLERQMKEAAARLDFEEAARIRDIIRSLDA from the coding sequence ATGCCCTTCGCTCAGGATGACAACCTCAATTTTACTTACTATTTTTCGTCTGATATCATGGCTCGCGCACGTAAGACTATTACTCCTGATCCGTATGCAAAACCGATAGCGAAACCGCTACCGCCTTCCAAGAGCTTGCCCGGAAAACTCAAGCAGTTCCAGGCGCCCACGCGTGCGGATTTCGACCTCGTAAGTCCTTACGGCGCCGCAGGTGACCAGCCCAAAGCCATTGAAGAATTGACCGAGGGTTTCAAGAACGGCGAACAGTTCCAGACGCTTCTCGGCGTGACCGGTTCCGGCAAGACGTTCACGATGGCCAATGTCATCAAGAATGTCGGAAAGCCGACGCTCATCCTCACGCATAACAAGACACTCGCCGCCCAGCTCTATCAAGAATTCAAGTCGTTCTTCCCGAACAACGCGGTGGAATACTTCGTCAGCTATTACGATTACTTCCAGCCCGAAGCTTACATCCCGCACACGGACACGTTCATTGAAAAAGACGCAAGCATCAACGACGAAATCGACAAGCTCCGCCTGCGCGCCACAGCCAATCTCCTCACCCGCCGCGACGTCATCATCGTCGCTTCCGTGAGCTGCATTTACGGCCTCGGCAGCCCTAGCGAATACTTCGACTTGATGGTCCGTATCAAGAAGGGCGACATTTACGACCGCGACAAGATTCTGCGTGACCTTGTCCACATCCAGTATTCACGCAACGACTTTAGCCTCGACCGCGGCACATTCCGCGTCCGCGGTGACGTGATCGAAGTCCACCCGAGCTACGACGAAGATGGACTACGCATCGAACTTTTCGGTGACGAAGTCGACCGCCTTTACCGCTTTAACATCGTCACGGGCGAAGTTATCAAGGAAGTCGAAGAACTCACCATCGCCCCCGCGAAGCACTTTGTCACCAAAGAAGAAAACCGCGCGGGTATGTTGCAGCGCATCCAGATGGAACTCACCGACCGACTTGCCGAACTCGACAAAGAAGGCAAAGTTCTTGAATCAGCTCGCCTTTCGAGCCGCACCCGCTACGATATGGAAATGCTCCGAGAAACCGGCATGTGCAACGGCATCGAAAACTACTCGCGCATCATCGAAGACCGTGCTCCGGGCACACGCCCATTCACACTCATCGACTACTTTGGCGATGACTGGCTTTTGATGATTGACGAATCGCACGTGAGCATCCCGCAAGTGGGCGGTATGGCCGAAGGCGACAAGTCCCGCAAGACCACGCTCGTGCAATACGGTTTCCGCCTCCCCTGCGCTCTCGACAACCGCCCGATGAACTTCGCCGAATTCGAGTACATGTACCCGAAGCAAGTGCTTTTTGTGAGCGCCACCCCCGGTGACTACGAACTCAAAAAGACGAACGGCGTTGTCACGGAACAGATCAACCGTCCGACCGGGCTTTTGGACCCGAAAATCGAACTGTTCCCGATCCAGGGCCAAATGGACGTGCTCCTGTACCGCATCGAAGAAGTCGTCAAAAACGGCGACCGCGTGCTCGTCACGACGCTCACCAAGAAGATGGCACAGGACCTCACGGAATTTTTCATCGAAGCAGGCGTCCGCGCGAAGTACCTCCATAGCGACATCAAGACGCTCGAACGCCACGAGCTCATCCGCGGACTGCGTAGCGGCGAATACGACGTGCTCGTGGGCATCAACCTCCTGCGCGAAGGCCTCGACCTCCCCGAAGTGAGCATGGTCGCGATTCTCGACGCCGACAAGGAAGGGTTCCTCCGCAACTACAGAAGCCTCATTCAAACGATGGGCCGTGCAAGCCGCAACGTGAACGGCACAGTGCTTCTGTTCGCAGACAATATGACTGAAAGTCTGCAAAAGGCTATCGACGAGACGAACCGCCGCCGCGGTCTCCAGGAAGAATTCAACAAGGAACACGGAATCACGCCAAAGTCCGTGACCCGCAAGATTGAAGAAGACCTGCGAATCATCGACCCGCTGGGCATCAACGAAGAAGTGGACGAGCGTCATCCTGAGCAAAGCGAAGGATCCAGTTACGATTCCAGTAACAATTCCAGCGAAGACTTCACCCCGGGCATACGTCCGATGAAACCGTTGCAGCCTTCACGCTTCAGGAAGACAGCCTCCAAGAAGGCAGCCGCCGGTAACCGTCATCCTGAGCAACGCGAAGGATCCAGTAAAGTCCAGTCCAAGCTCGCCGACCTGGAACGTCAAATGAAAGAAGCGGCAGCCCGCCTCGACTTCGAAGAAGCCGCCCGAATCCGCGATATTATACGCTCTCTCGACGCTTAG
- the gpmI gene encoding 2,3-bisphosphoglycerate-independent phosphoglycerate mutase, with protein MLKKLSNFPGIKGPVVTIVMDGFGITDKVEGNAIKAARTPTLDNLFKMYPNVLLKAHGRAVGMPTNEDMGNSEVGHNAIGAGQVYNQGAALVADAINSGDIFGRDAWKEISGNVREKNTVLHFIGLFSDGNVHSNIAHLKAMVAQAKKEGVKKVRVHILLDGRDVPETSALDYVGPFEKFLDELRSPEFDVCIASGGGRMQITMDRYNANWKMVELGWKTHVLGEGRYFDNATQAIETLRGETKAIDQDLPPFVIAKDGAPVGTINDGDSVVFFNFRGDRAIEITRAFEEESFNEFDRKRFPHVCYAGMLQYDGDLKLPNRFLVPPPAIKETSGEWLSETGVKQFACSETQKYGHVTYFWNGNRSSKFDGETYLEIESDVVPFEQRPWMKAAEITDAMIEALKSGKYQTLRCNFPNGDMVGHTGSFRAATMAIEAVDIGLARLLPVIDALGGVAIITADHGNADEMYEIDKKTGMPKVNKDGSFKAKTSHTLNKVPCILYDNVTGGKLGLKEGDWGLSNIAATTANLLGLEKHEAWDDSMLIIK; from the coding sequence ATGCTCAAGAAACTTTCCAACTTCCCTGGCATCAAGGGACCCGTTGTCACGATCGTGATGGACGGTTTTGGTATCACCGATAAGGTCGAAGGCAACGCCATCAAGGCCGCCCGCACCCCGACTCTCGACAACCTCTTCAAGATGTACCCGAACGTCCTCTTGAAGGCCCACGGTCGCGCCGTCGGTATGCCGACCAACGAAGACATGGGTAACTCCGAAGTTGGCCACAACGCTATCGGTGCTGGCCAGGTTTACAACCAGGGTGCAGCCCTCGTTGCAGACGCCATCAACAGCGGCGACATCTTCGGCCGCGACGCTTGGAAGGAAATCTCCGGCAACGTTCGTGAAAAGAACACGGTTCTTCACTTCATCGGCCTCTTCAGCGACGGTAACGTTCACTCCAATATCGCTCACCTCAAGGCCATGGTTGCCCAGGCCAAGAAGGAAGGCGTCAAGAAGGTTCGCGTTCACATCCTCCTCGACGGTCGTGACGTTCCGGAAACTTCCGCTCTCGATTACGTTGGCCCGTTCGAAAAGTTCCTCGACGAACTCCGCTCTCCGGAATTCGACGTCTGCATTGCTAGCGGCGGTGGCCGTATGCAGATCACCATGGACCGTTACAACGCTAACTGGAAGATGGTGGAACTCGGCTGGAAGACCCACGTGCTCGGCGAAGGCCGCTACTTCGACAACGCTACGCAGGCTATCGAAACCCTCCGTGGCGAAACCAAGGCTATTGACCAGGACCTCCCGCCGTTCGTGATCGCTAAGGACGGCGCTCCGGTTGGCACCATCAACGATGGCGACTCCGTGGTGTTCTTCAACTTCCGTGGCGACCGCGCTATCGAAATCACGCGCGCCTTCGAAGAAGAATCCTTCAACGAATTTGACCGCAAGCGCTTCCCGCACGTCTGCTACGCTGGCATGCTCCAGTACGACGGCGACCTCAAGCTCCCGAACCGCTTCCTCGTTCCGCCTCCGGCAATCAAGGAAACCAGCGGCGAATGGCTTTCCGAAACGGGCGTCAAGCAGTTCGCTTGCTCCGAAACACAGAAGTACGGCCACGTCACTTACTTCTGGAATGGTAACCGTTCCAGCAAGTTCGACGGCGAAACCTACCTCGAAATCGAATCTGACGTTGTTCCGTTCGAACAGCGCCCGTGGATGAAGGCTGCCGAAATCACCGACGCCATGATCGAAGCTTTGAAGAGCGGCAAGTACCAGACTCTCCGCTGCAACTTCCCGAACGGCGACATGGTGGGCCACACCGGTTCCTTCCGCGCTGCTACGATGGCTATCGAAGCTGTGGATATCGGCCTCGCCCGTTTGCTCCCGGTGATTGACGCCCTCGGTGGTGTTGCAATCATCACGGCTGACCACGGTAACGCCGACGAAATGTACGAAATCGACAAGAAGACCGGCATGCCGAAGGTCAACAAGGATGGTTCCTTCAAGGCCAAGACGAGCCACACGCTCAACAAGGTGCCGTGCATCCTTTACGATAACGTCACTGGCGGCAAGCTCGGCCTCAAGGAAGGCGACTGGGGTCTTTCCAACATCGCAGCAACGACGGCCAACCTCCTCGGCCTCGAAAAGCACGAAGCTTGGGACGATTCCATGTTGATTATCAAGTAA